The following are from one region of the Primulina eburnea isolate SZY01 chromosome 17, ASM2296580v1, whole genome shotgun sequence genome:
- the LOC140817827 gene encoding secreted RxLR effector protein 161-like: MKNVSHSNAIVSVMYLMVSTRPDIAYYVSCLSQYMSNPGVYHWQAVKWLLRYLTSSVKYGLKCSKSDVGVKLVGYVDSNYANDRDNRKSTTSYVFTLCGACIIWKSQLQHIVALSTTESEYVAVTEALKESIWLTGLISDIGFLEGEVVVFFDSQSGLKLASPFSVNKRPPFDRFFLSRKE; encoded by the exons ATGAAGAATGTGTCACATTCAAATGCTATAGTTTCTGTCATGTATTTAATGGTTAGCACAAGGCCTGATATTGCTTATTATGTGAGTTGTTTGAGTCAGTATATGTCTAATCCTGGTGTTTACCATTGGCAAGCTGTCAAATGGCTTTTGAGATATCTGACTAGTTCTGTAAAGTATGGTTTAAAATGTTCAAAATCTGATGTTGGTGTTAAATTGGTTGGATATGTGGATTCTAACTATGCAAATGATAGGGACAATAGAAAATCAACAACTTCTTATGTGTTTACATTGtgtggtgcttgtattatctgGAAATCTCAATTACAACACATTGTTGCTCTTTCAACCACTGAATCTGAGTATGTTGCTGTCACTGAAGCTTTAAAAGAATCTATTTGGTTGACAGGTCTTATTTCTGACATTGGTTTTCTTGAAGGTGAAGTTGTAGTATTTTTTGATAGCCAGTCTG GGCTTAAATTAGCTTCCCCCTTTTCTGTTAATAAAAGGCCGCCTTTTGATCGCTTCTTTCTCAGCAGAAAAGAGTGA